In Wenyingzhuangia fucanilytica, the following are encoded in one genomic region:
- a CDS encoding family 16 glycosylhydrolase, whose translation MKTKYFYFLIFLVLLSNTMFAQELTIPPKKYVDSVKIESAVNRINNSYPLSDQQNSKKWKLLKEVSDEFNGDKLNTILWFPNNPKWKGRPPTFFHDSNVKIENDELVIRVNQHGKDSLPKYFTHSTGFIKSKNKFLYGYFEAECKLMDAPWVSGFWMTNAGKDWWTEIDICENAPGVSYNRHDLNSNIHVFKSPKEQGNIKKHFSRTKKYYFPKELQADYHVWGLEWTAKYIRFYIDGVLFREAENTHWHQPLEVNFNCESNKWFGALPDNNRLDGEFHVKYFRAWKLTK comes from the coding sequence ATGAAAACAAAATATTTTTATTTTCTCATATTTTTAGTGCTTTTATCTAATACAATGTTTGCACAAGAGTTAACAATTCCTCCCAAAAAATATGTGGATTCTGTTAAAATTGAATCTGCAGTAAATAGAATAAACAATAGTTATCCATTGTCAGATCAGCAAAACTCAAAAAAGTGGAAATTGTTAAAAGAGGTGTCAGATGAGTTTAATGGGGATAAATTAAATACAATTCTATGGTTTCCCAATAATCCTAAATGGAAAGGAAGGCCACCTACTTTTTTTCATGACTCTAATGTAAAGATAGAAAATGATGAATTAGTTATTCGGGTAAATCAACATGGTAAAGATTCTTTGCCAAAATATTTTACACATTCTACAGGGTTTATAAAAAGTAAAAATAAATTCTTATACGGTTATTTTGAAGCTGAATGTAAATTAATGGATGCTCCTTGGGTGTCTGGTTTTTGGATGACCAATGCAGGTAAAGATTGGTGGACAGAAATAGACATATGCGAAAATGCACCAGGAGTATCATACAATCGTCATGATCTAAATTCAAATATCCATGTTTTTAAATCTCCTAAAGAACAAGGAAACATAAAAAAACATTTTTCACGAACTAAAAAATATTATTTTCCAAAGGAGTTACAAGCAGATTATCATGTTTGGGGATTGGAATGGACAGCCAAATACATTCGTTTTTATATTGATGGCGTTTTATTTCGTGAGGCAGAAAATACCCATTGGCATCAGCCTTTAGAAGTTAATTTTAATTGTGAATCAAACAAATGGTTTGGTGCTTTACCAGATAACAATCGATTAGATGGTGAATTTCACGTAAAGTATTTTAGAGCTTGGAAACTAACAAAATAA
- a CDS encoding HYR domain-containing protein, producing the protein MIKMKFTYVSTLLLMFSVASCSNDSENEVAIDTEKPIITCQNNIQVSIASTESKAKVDFTIPTATDNQGATITQTGGLTSGKLFPIGTTTNTFLARDAAGNTATCNFDVIVTRDPPLSNKPYFIGSDPTPVGKKWTKIETMSDEFDGTVFDDTKWYRNPADDGFNWIGRAPGLFESDNVTVSDGNLNITVEKFDSPKTVNGTSFTHGGAIVRSKNLAKHGQYYECRMQANKTIMSSTFWIAFKQNCNTGPQRKLELDIQECVGRVHSGTSDWAKQWDQTFSSNTWRHKQSCDVNQSIQAPAKTVLTEKNNSRFFVYGCWWKSPNEILFYLDGELSHSITNPPADFDLEGHITMAIETYDWNPVDEAGSVFNSGTFDDLTTKYDWIRTWKLEDK; encoded by the coding sequence ATGATAAAAATGAAATTTACTTATGTATCCACCTTGCTTCTGATGTTTTCAGTAGCCTCGTGCAGTAACGATAGTGAAAATGAAGTAGCTATAGATACCGAAAAACCAATTATTACTTGCCAAAACAACATCCAAGTATCTATTGCCTCTACAGAAAGTAAAGCTAAAGTAGATTTTACAATTCCTACAGCCACCGATAATCAAGGTGCAACCATTACACAAACAGGAGGTTTGACTTCTGGAAAATTGTTTCCTATTGGTACAACTACCAATACCTTTCTAGCAAGAGATGCTGCAGGGAATACAGCTACTTGTAACTTTGATGTTATTGTAACAAGAGATCCCCCGTTGAGCAACAAACCTTATTTTATTGGGAGCGACCCTACACCCGTTGGTAAAAAATGGACAAAGATTGAAACCATGTCTGATGAATTTGATGGTACTGTGTTTGATGATACAAAATGGTACAGAAACCCAGCCGACGATGGGTTTAACTGGATTGGAAGAGCTCCTGGATTGTTTGAATCAGATAATGTTACCGTTAGTGATGGCAACTTAAACATAACTGTTGAAAAATTTGATTCTCCAAAAACAGTTAATGGTACTTCTTTCACTCATGGTGGTGCTATTGTTCGTTCTAAAAACCTTGCTAAACACGGTCAATATTACGAATGTAGGATGCAAGCTAATAAAACCATTATGTCATCAACATTTTGGATTGCCTTTAAACAAAACTGCAATACAGGGCCTCAAAGAAAGTTAGAATTAGATATTCAAGAATGTGTAGGTCGTGTACATAGCGGAACTTCTGATTGGGCAAAGCAATGGGACCAAACATTTTCTTCAAATACTTGGAGACACAAACAATCTTGCGATGTTAATCAATCAATACAAGCACCAGCAAAAACAGTATTAACAGAAAAAAACAATTCTAGGTTTTTTGTATATGGATGTTGGTGGAAATCACCTAATGAAATTTTGTTTTATTTAGATGGTGAATTATCACATTCCATTACAAACCCTCCTGCTGATTTTGATCTTGAAGGTCATATCACCATGGCTATAGAAACCTACGATTGGAATCCAGTGGACGAAGCAGGTAGCGTTTTTAACTCTGGTACTTTTGATGACTTAACAACCAAATACGATTGGATTAGGACTTGGAAACTAGAAGATAAATAA
- a CDS encoding sulfatase produces the protein MLFYTVLSCKSNKAEIATPKQPNIIYIMSDDHTTQAFGVYGSRLASLNPTPTLDKIANEGIIFDNCFVTNSICTPSRATIITGQYSQTNGVIDLEGEVATKNQYLPEEIKKLGYQTALVGKWHLTHKPNFDYYNIFTQHHQQGSYFDPYLTESGMHYEPFNESPGYEGKQYKGHSSDIITDISLDWLKNKRDKSKPFFLMHQFKAPHDDFEYAPRYKDYLENIEIPEPESLYNNAGNGSIATRGVNDSLTHIIGSSVSKRNTIRNMGMRIWSDEYTKRNNPNFDTHQADGLSDQEYTHKTYQEYLKRYLRCVKGVDDNVARIIDYLKKEGLYENTIIVYTGDQGFMLGEHDYIDKRWMYDESMRMPFFVRYPNKIKAGTRTDAIINNVDFAPTLIELAGGTAPKKMQGHSFKSILETGKEPKEWQQSTYYRYWMHMAHAHANPAHFGIRTKQYKLIFFYGKYWVDTKDPNAKWNKKSWGNRFTMDTPAAWEFYDLSKDPKEMNNAYKDPKYKNIIADLKEQLIAKRNELNEEDGDKYPHIQKVIDAHWND, from the coding sequence ACCTAATATTATCTATATAATGTCTGATGATCATACCACTCAGGCTTTTGGTGTTTACGGCAGTCGTTTGGCTAGCTTAAACCCTACTCCAACCTTAGATAAAATAGCCAATGAAGGAATTATTTTTGATAATTGTTTTGTAACCAATTCTATTTGTACACCAAGTAGAGCTACCATTATTACTGGACAATACAGTCAAACAAATGGGGTTATAGATTTAGAAGGAGAAGTAGCAACAAAAAATCAATACTTACCCGAAGAAATAAAAAAATTAGGATACCAAACAGCACTGGTAGGAAAATGGCATTTAACACATAAACCCAATTTTGATTATTACAATATATTTACCCAGCACCATCAGCAAGGGTCTTATTTTGATCCCTATTTAACCGAAAGTGGTATGCATTACGAGCCTTTTAACGAATCTCCTGGTTACGAAGGAAAACAATATAAAGGTCACAGTTCGGATATCATTACAGACATCTCTTTAGACTGGTTAAAAAACAAACGAGATAAAAGCAAACCATTCTTTTTAATGCATCAATTTAAAGCACCACATGATGATTTTGAATATGCTCCGCGTTATAAAGATTATCTAGAAAATATTGAAATTCCAGAACCTGAAAGTTTATATAACAATGCAGGAAATGGTTCTATTGCAACTCGTGGAGTTAATGATTCATTAACACATATCATTGGGTCTTCTGTGTCTAAAAGAAATACCATTAGAAATATGGGAATGCGTATTTGGAGTGATGAATACACTAAAAGAAACAACCCAAACTTTGATACCCATCAAGCAGATGGTTTAAGTGATCAAGAATACACACATAAAACGTATCAAGAATACTTAAAACGTTACTTGCGTTGTGTTAAAGGTGTAGATGATAATGTAGCTCGTATTATAGATTATCTAAAAAAAGAAGGGCTTTACGAAAACACCATTATTGTTTATACAGGAGACCAAGGATTTATGCTTGGAGAGCATGATTATATTGATAAAAGATGGATGTATGACGAGTCTATGCGTATGCCTTTTTTTGTAAGATACCCCAACAAAATTAAAGCAGGAACTAGAACAGATGCTATTATAAACAATGTTGACTTTGCTCCTACTCTTATTGAATTAGCTGGAGGGACAGCTCCTAAAAAAATGCAAGGACATAGTTTTAAATCTATTTTAGAAACAGGCAAAGAGCCTAAAGAATGGCAACAATCCACTTACTACAGGTACTGGATGCACATGGCACATGCACATGCCAATCCTGCTCATTTTGGAATTAGAACCAAACAATATAAATTAATCTTTTTTTATGGGAAATATTGGGTAGACACCAAAGATCCAAATGCAAAATGGAATAAAAAAAGTTGGGGAAATCGTTTTACTATGGACACTCCTGCTGCTTGGGAATTTTATGATTTAAGCAAAGATCCAAAAGAAATGAACAATGCTTATAAAGACCCTAAATACAAAAATATTATTGCCGATTTAAAAGAACAGCTTATTGCTAAACGCAATGAATTAAACGAGGAAGATGGAGATAAATATCCTCACATACAAAAAGTTATTGATGCACATTGGAATGACTAA
- a CDS encoding alpha-L-fucosidase, with translation MLIRKKLYALATVSLLIFACGSKKNQKTTENKSENIQVFKANWESIKENYKDPAWFNQKKFGVFIHWGAYSVPAYGSEWYPRNMYMDTAQFTAELKLQKTGPSDVYTHHKKTWGNQKDFGYKDFIPMFKGEKFNAAEWIDLFKKAGAKYVVPVADHHDGFAMYKSNTTRWNAVNMGPKRDILGELMKEGRSKGMIMGASSHYAFNWSFYNKKDHFDTTDPNYADLYSKKGKDINEPVSKEFKELWWARTKDLIDNYQPDILWFDFMLDTPEWREYRPKLAAYYYNKGIEWGKEVVLQDKNFYEQAFPEGTVIYDLERGKLPGIRKLPWQTDTSIGKNSWSYVSNWESRTANSLIDDLIDIVSKNGNLLLNVGPKSDGTIPEDQKQILLQMGEWLDMNGEAIYDTKYWKTFGEGPTEVEKGHHSEGKNKDFTGQDIRFTQKGNKIYAIMMAWPKNNNVLIKSVKYSEDKISKVKMLGSNAVLKWSQNNNGLSVEMPSQKPGDFAFVLELTK, from the coding sequence ATGCTCATAAGAAAAAAACTCTATGCTTTAGCAACCGTATCGCTTTTAATTTTTGCTTGTGGTTCTAAAAAAAACCAAAAAACAACGGAGAATAAATCTGAAAACATTCAAGTTTTTAAAGCAAATTGGGAATCTATCAAAGAAAACTATAAAGATCCAGCATGGTTCAATCAAAAGAAATTTGGAGTTTTTATTCATTGGGGAGCCTATTCAGTTCCTGCTTATGGGTCTGAATGGTATCCAAGAAATATGTATATGGATACGGCTCAATTTACCGCAGAGTTAAAACTACAAAAGACAGGGCCTAGTGATGTATATACCCATCATAAAAAAACATGGGGAAATCAAAAAGACTTTGGTTATAAAGATTTTATACCTATGTTTAAAGGTGAAAAATTTAACGCTGCAGAATGGATTGATTTATTTAAAAAAGCAGGTGCTAAATATGTAGTCCCTGTGGCAGATCATCATGATGGTTTTGCTATGTATAAATCTAACACAACTCGTTGGAATGCTGTTAACATGGGGCCTAAAAGAGATATCCTAGGAGAATTAATGAAAGAAGGTCGTTCTAAAGGAATGATTATGGGAGCCTCTTCTCATTATGCTTTTAATTGGTCTTTTTACAATAAAAAAGATCATTTTGATACTACAGATCCTAATTATGCAGATTTATATTCTAAAAAAGGAAAAGACATAAACGAACCAGTTTCTAAAGAATTTAAAGAATTGTGGTGGGCAAGAACAAAAGATTTAATTGATAATTATCAACCAGATATTTTATGGTTTGATTTTATGCTAGACACTCCTGAATGGAGAGAATATCGACCAAAACTAGCTGCGTATTACTACAATAAAGGTATCGAATGGGGAAAAGAAGTTGTGTTACAAGATAAAAATTTCTATGAACAAGCTTTTCCTGAAGGAACGGTGATTTACGATTTAGAAAGAGGAAAATTACCGGGTATTAGAAAACTACCTTGGCAAACAGACACCTCTATTGGTAAAAATTCATGGTCATATGTGAGCAATTGGGAATCAAGAACTGCTAATTCTTTAATTGATGATTTAATAGATATTGTATCAAAAAACGGGAATTTACTATTAAATGTTGGTCCAAAATCAGATGGAACTATTCCAGAAGATCAAAAACAAATTTTGTTGCAAATGGGAGAATGGTTAGATATGAATGGTGAAGCAATTTATGATACTAAATATTGGAAAACATTTGGTGAAGGGCCAACAGAAGTAGAAAAAGGACATCATTCCGAAGGTAAAAATAAAGACTTTACCGGACAAGATATTCGTTTTACACAAAAAGGAAATAAAATATATGCTATTATGATGGCTTGGCCAAAAAACAATAATGTACTTATTAAATCAGTAAAATATTCAGAAGATAAAATTTCTAAAGTAAAAATGTTAGGAAGCAATGCTGTCCTAAAATGGTCTCAAAACAACAATGGTCTTTCAGTAGAGATGCCTTCTCAGAAACCAGGAGATTTTGCTTTTGTTTTAGAATTAACCAAATAA
- a CDS encoding sulfatase family protein → MSIKKINIFIYLIITSVQIAIAQDNPNVIVVLADDIGVGDISYYRKLNSDNIIVETPTIDKLAKKGVLFKNAYSPAALCAPSRYSIMTGNHSYRSYAPRGVWGSYQQSPIEKKQLTLGTLMQQAGYKTSFFGKWGFGMDFARKDNPNQTYRGPRNKPELDVDITKVIDRGPQQNGFDYSYMYPAGIQDAPYAVYENGLMTPLNKDSKIVQITQKNMDKIGFKLDKMEGLGDSYWNPFNASNLLINKAVNFIDKNSKSKKPFFMYYCTQAVHKPHTPSKEINGTKIAGTTPSKHLDMVKELDIQIEMLIKALKKKGVYHNTLIIFTSDNGGLLIPETIKSGHKSNDIFRGGKNQAYEGGNRVPFIIHWPDKIKKPLIANQPILGLDILGTLAGLTNQHVENNQAMDSSNLLPILIEGKDIQPHPYLMTQSGTGKEVMITENGWKLIIKIKNEDTFITNQKLIALFNLNENPSEIEKQNLINNPVYKEKVTYLLNRYNQTRTSKIPTGIK, encoded by the coding sequence ATGTCTATAAAAAAAATTAACATCTTTATTTATTTAATAATTACTAGTGTACAAATAGCGATCGCTCAAGACAATCCCAATGTTATAGTTGTTTTAGCAGATGACATTGGTGTTGGTGATATTTCTTATTACAGAAAACTAAATTCTGATAATATCATTGTTGAAACACCAACAATAGACAAACTTGCTAAAAAAGGAGTTTTATTTAAAAATGCTTATTCTCCAGCAGCTTTGTGTGCTCCTTCTCGATATTCAATTATGACTGGAAACCACAGTTATAGGAGTTATGCTCCAAGAGGAGTGTGGGGTAGTTATCAGCAATCACCAATAGAAAAAAAACAACTTACATTAGGAACTTTAATGCAACAAGCTGGTTATAAAACTTCTTTTTTTGGTAAATGGGGATTTGGAATGGACTTCGCTAGAAAAGACAATCCAAACCAAACCTATAGAGGTCCAAGAAACAAACCTGAACTAGATGTAGATATTACAAAAGTAATAGATAGAGGTCCTCAACAAAATGGATTTGATTACAGCTATATGTATCCTGCAGGTATTCAAGATGCTCCATATGCTGTTTATGAAAATGGCCTAATGACCCCTTTAAATAAAGATTCAAAGATTGTTCAAATTACTCAAAAAAACATGGACAAAATTGGGTTTAAGTTAGATAAAATGGAAGGTTTAGGAGATAGCTATTGGAACCCATTTAATGCAAGTAATCTATTAATTAACAAAGCTGTTAACTTTATTGATAAAAACAGTAAATCTAAAAAGCCTTTCTTTATGTATTATTGTACACAAGCTGTGCATAAACCACATACTCCTTCAAAAGAAATAAACGGAACAAAAATAGCTGGTACTACCCCTTCTAAACATTTGGATATGGTTAAAGAACTAGATATTCAAATAGAAATGTTAATAAAAGCGCTTAAGAAAAAAGGCGTCTATCATAACACACTGATTATTTTTACTTCAGATAATGGAGGATTATTAATACCTGAGACTATAAAATCTGGGCATAAATCTAATGATATTTTTAGAGGAGGTAAAAATCAAGCTTACGAAGGTGGTAATAGAGTTCCATTTATTATACATTGGCCAGATAAAATAAAAAAGCCTTTAATAGCTAATCAACCTATTTTAGGATTAGATATTTTAGGAACACTTGCAGGTTTAACAAATCAGCATGTAGAGAATAATCAAGCTATGGACTCCTCTAATTTGTTACCAATCCTTATTGAAGGAAAAGACATTCAACCACATCCTTACTTAATGACTCAATCAGGTACAGGAAAAGAAGTTATGATTACAGAAAATGGATGGAAATTGATTATAAAAATTAAGAATGAAGACACCTTTATCACAAATCAGAAATTAATAGCACTTTTCAATTTAAACGAAAACCCTTCTGAAATTGAAAAACAAAACTTAATAAATAATCCGGTTTATAAAGAAAAAGTGACTTATTTATTGAACAGGTACAACCAAACAAGAACTAGTAAAATACCTACAGGAATTAAATAA
- a CDS encoding zinc-binding alcohol dehydrogenase family protein has product MKYIVCEKPGEFLLKEKDAPIRKEGEALLQIKKVGICGTDLHAYSGNQAFFTYPRILGHELASEVLEIGENPQGIKAGDNVVVMPYVSCGTCVACSNGKTNCCTNIKVLGVHADGGMQEQITVRQDLLLPANNLTNDQMAIVEPLAIGAHAIRRADVKKGETVVVVGCGPIGIGMVKLAQIAGAKVIVLDVNDDRLKYTKEEIGADFVINVNDNPVDRIAEITNGDMATAVFDATGFKGALEVGTDYMSHGGRYVLVGLSKGDLVFNHPKIHAKETTVMCSRNATKQDFEHVIKVLNQFPTESFITHNVPFTKMIENFDSWTKPETGVIKATVDFN; this is encoded by the coding sequence ATGAAATACATAGTTTGTGAAAAGCCAGGAGAATTTCTATTAAAAGAAAAAGATGCTCCAATTAGAAAAGAAGGAGAAGCATTATTACAAATAAAAAAAGTTGGAATTTGTGGTACCGATTTACATGCATATTCAGGGAATCAAGCATTTTTTACCTACCCTAGAATACTAGGACATGAATTGGCTTCTGAGGTTTTAGAAATTGGAGAAAATCCCCAAGGAATTAAAGCAGGAGACAATGTGGTTGTTATGCCTTATGTAAGTTGTGGTACATGCGTTGCTTGTAGTAACGGAAAAACCAATTGTTGCACAAACATTAAAGTTTTAGGAGTCCATGCAGACGGTGGTATGCAAGAACAAATAACGGTACGACAAGATTTGTTATTACCTGCCAATAATTTAACCAACGATCAAATGGCTATTGTAGAACCTTTGGCTATTGGTGCACATGCCATTCGTAGAGCCGATGTTAAGAAAGGAGAAACTGTAGTGGTAGTTGGTTGTGGACCTATTGGAATAGGAATGGTAAAATTAGCCCAAATTGCAGGGGCAAAAGTAATTGTGTTAGATGTAAATGATGACCGATTAAAATATACCAAAGAAGAAATAGGAGCCGATTTTGTCATTAATGTAAATGATAATCCTGTTGATAGAATTGCAGAAATCACCAACGGAGATATGGCAACTGCAGTTTTTGATGCCACAGGATTTAAAGGAGCTTTAGAAGTAGGAACAGATTATATGTCTCACGGAGGACGTTATGTATTGGTAGGATTATCTAAAGGAGATTTGGTTTTTAACCATCCTAAAATTCACGCAAAAGAAACTACTGTTATGTGTAGTAGAAATGCTACAAAACAAGATTTTGAACATGTTATTAAAGTCTTAAATCAATTTCCAACGGAATCCTTTATTACTCACAATGTTCCTTTTACCAAAATGATTGAGAATTTTGATAGTTGGACAAAACCAGAAACAGGAGTTATTAAAGCAACCGTAGATTTTAATTAA
- a CDS encoding glycoside hydrolase family 117 protein, translating to MKRLKLSYLLPILVGILLVPCKITAQTFPFILPKEKPNQPLSASMQRNYDNYLTPRPEDNELYTQFKYTPLKGLDYSNHDGTVTRRDPSKVIFENGKYYVWYTHRQTPTPPKGAKMSNDTIPSADWDLAEIWYATSVDGFTWEEQGVAIPRPPKPHLGHRSVATADILKWKGKFYMYYQGFSEASGTRGDDCPVLASYADSPDGPWTAVNKIIIPNGPKNTWDQFSIHDPYPLVYKDKIYLYYKSDFDGNPELIRMQGLATSDNPLGPFTKNPLNPVLASGHETTLFPFKDGIAALTIKDGNEHKTIQFAKDGVNFEIASIVELMPTAAGPYIPDAFTNTKDGRGITWGISHFINYTTWSKNHSILVRFDCDLSLDVNDPEMKKHHVYHRPEVYFSQGLSKKQKARIEKENEKLKD from the coding sequence ATGAAAAGATTAAAATTAAGTTATCTACTGCCAATTTTAGTAGGCATCCTTCTTGTACCCTGTAAAATAACCGCACAAACATTTCCTTTTATATTACCCAAAGAGAAACCAAACCAACCGTTAAGTGCATCTATGCAACGTAATTATGACAATTATTTGACACCAAGACCAGAAGACAATGAACTTTATACTCAATTTAAATATACCCCATTAAAAGGGTTAGATTATAGCAATCATGATGGTACAGTAACGCGTCGTGATCCTTCAAAAGTTATTTTTGAAAATGGAAAATATTATGTTTGGTACACACATAGACAAACGCCTACACCACCAAAAGGGGCAAAAATGTCTAACGATACCATTCCTTCTGCAGATTGGGATTTGGCAGAAATTTGGTATGCTACAAGTGTTGATGGGTTTACTTGGGAAGAACAAGGTGTAGCTATTCCTAGACCACCAAAACCTCATTTAGGGCATCGTTCTGTAGCTACTGCCGATATTTTAAAATGGAAGGGGAAATTTTATATGTATTACCAAGGATTTAGTGAAGCCAGCGGAACCCGAGGAGATGATTGTCCGGTTTTGGCATCTTATGCCGATTCGCCAGATGGTCCATGGACAGCAGTCAATAAAATAATTATTCCCAATGGTCCAAAGAATACCTGGGATCAATTCTCTATTCACGATCCTTATCCTTTGGTTTATAAGGATAAAATATATCTTTATTACAAATCTGATTTTGATGGAAATCCAGAGTTAATTCGTATGCAAGGTTTGGCTACTTCTGATAATCCACTAGGGCCATTCACAAAAAATCCACTGAATCCAGTTTTGGCTTCAGGACATGAAACTACATTATTCCCGTTTAAAGATGGTATAGCAGCATTAACCATTAAAGACGGTAATGAACATAAGACAATTCAGTTTGCAAAAGATGGAGTTAATTTTGAAATTGCTTCTATTGTTGAACTTATGCCTACTGCAGCTGGCCCATACATTCCTGATGCGTTTACAAACACAAAAGATGGAAGAGGTATTACTTGGGGTATTTCTCATTTTATCAATTACACCACATGGTCTAAAAATCACTCCATTTTAGTGCGTTTTGATTGTGATTTAAGTTTAGATGTTAATGACCCTGAAATGAAAAAACATCATGTATATCATCGTCCCGAAGTCTATTTTTCACAAGGTCTAAGTAAAAAACAAAAGGCACGTATTGAAAAAGAAAATGAAAAACTGAAAGATTAA
- a CDS encoding family 16 glycosylhydrolase, with the protein MKAIIKKQNYLSVIILLITMTCFAQQSPTFIDGEDPKPDNTKWKLVKNMSDEFNGTKVDEEKWQISGQGWIGRAPGLFLADNVKVTNGSLQITTTMLPKPIIKNNKEFTHGGGYVGSRNGMTYGYYECEMKANKTFMSSTFWLINEGKNIKGCDKRTTELDIQECVGQITNDAEWMKNFDQAMNSNTHSRNIPEGCNYIKGSEKSGATIGAKVYNDFHVYGVWWKSKDEILFFLDGKFQSKVKPPSDFDIEMYLRMVVETYDWNPVPADGGMAYSKEDRTTTYNWVRSWTLVNPKK; encoded by the coding sequence ATGAAAGCAATAATAAAAAAACAAAACTATTTATCAGTTATCATTCTATTAATTACAATGACATGTTTTGCGCAACAGTCACCAACTTTTATTGATGGAGAAGACCCAAAACCAGACAATACAAAATGGAAATTGGTTAAAAATATGTCCGATGAGTTTAATGGTACAAAGGTAGATGAAGAAAAATGGCAAATATCTGGTCAAGGATGGATCGGTAGGGCGCCAGGATTATTTCTTGCTGATAATGTAAAAGTTACAAATGGAAGTTTGCAAATAACCACAACCATGTTGCCAAAACCAATAATAAAAAATAATAAGGAGTTTACGCATGGAGGTGGTTATGTTGGATCTAGAAACGGGATGACTTATGGTTATTATGAGTGTGAAATGAAGGCTAATAAAACATTTATGTCTTCTACTTTTTGGTTGATAAATGAAGGAAAAAACATAAAAGGCTGTGATAAAAGAACCACAGAATTAGACATACAAGAATGCGTTGGACAAATTACAAATGATGCTGAGTGGATGAAAAATTTTGACCAAGCCATGAATTCCAATACACATAGTCGAAATATTCCTGAAGGTTGTAATTATATTAAAGGTTCAGAAAAATCAGGAGCCACTATTGGAGCAAAGGTATATAACGATTTTCACGTGTATGGTGTTTGGTGGAAGTCTAAAGATGAAATACTTTTCTTTTTAGATGGTAAATTTCAATCGAAAGTAAAACCACCATCCGATTTTGATATTGAGATGTATTTAAGAATGGTTGTTGAAACTTATGATTGGAATCCAGTTCCAGCTGATGGTGGAATGGCCTACTCTAAAGAAGATAGAACCACCACTTATAATTGGGTTAGGTCTTGGACATTGGTAAATCCTAAAAAATAA